The proteins below are encoded in one region of Sulfolobus sp. A20:
- a CDS encoding thioredoxin family protein: MKVEVFTHKNCIECNILLEYLENKGLLGKVQIIDTELYPFIAFERGVISTPSIFVDGKLIYAGNVDLEEFERILKGDSVVRQIDKNTLVEKLMLGIVDSFAATAWLYVNRDFDSFLAQKDFIYAVTGLVFLEKDTAEEYYNYLRNVMLKEGDKYMEEWKPKFLKNISSNFIRELYWLYEKKISKDIVSQRYPIEVFAHWLMIRGGSVGRVGLRIHPLSDNQTMSRVLEVYKFMLENYDELWEKVEREQKEIKARNREQIRYNVL; the protein is encoded by the coding sequence ATGAAAGTCGAGGTTTTCACACACAAGAATTGTATAGAATGTAATATATTGCTAGAATATCTGGAAAATAAGGGTTTATTAGGGAAGGTTCAAATAATAGACACTGAACTTTACCCTTTTATAGCCTTTGAGAGGGGAGTTATTTCTACTCCATCTATTTTCGTTGACGGAAAATTAATTTATGCAGGAAACGTAGATTTAGAGGAATTTGAGAGGATATTGAAGGGAGATAGCGTAGTTAGACAAATTGATAAAAATACATTAGTTGAGAAGCTAATGCTAGGAATTGTAGACTCCTTTGCAGCCACTGCGTGGCTTTATGTCAATAGGGATTTCGATTCCTTTTTAGCTCAAAAGGATTTTATATACGCCGTTACTGGTTTAGTATTTTTAGAAAAGGATACTGCTGAGGAGTATTATAATTATCTAAGGAACGTAATGCTGAAGGAAGGAGATAAGTATATGGAAGAGTGGAAGCCAAAGTTTCTCAAGAATATTTCGTCTAATTTTATAAGAGAGCTGTACTGGCTATACGAGAAAAAAATTAGCAAAGACATAGTCTCGCAGAGATATCCTATTGAAGTTTTTGCTCACTGGTTAATGATAAGAGGAGGATCAGTAGGTAGGGTTGGACTCAGAATTCATCCTCTTTCAGATAATCAAACAATGAGCAGGGTATTAGAAGTATATAAATTCATGTTAGAAAACTATGACGAATTATGGGAAAAGGTTGAAAGGGAACAAAAAGAAATAAAGGCTAGAAATAGGGAGCAGATCAGATATAATGTACTTTAA
- a CDS encoding superoxide dismutase has product MAVQIQFKRYELPPLPYKVDALEPYISKDIIDVHYNGHHKGYVTGANSFLERLEKVIKGDLPSGHYDVQGLMRGLVFNINGHKLHALYWDNMAPSGKGGGNPGGALADLIVKQFGSYDRFKQVFTETANSLPGTGWTVLYYDVESGNLQIMTFENHFQNHIAELPILLILDEFEHAYYLQYKNKRADYVNAWWNVVNWDYAEKKLQKYLK; this is encoded by the coding sequence ATGGCAGTCCAAATACAATTCAAAAGATACGAGCTACCTCCTTTACCTTATAAGGTAGATGCATTAGAACCATACATTAGCAAAGATATAATTGACGTACATTATAATGGTCATCATAAGGGATATGTAACTGGGGCTAATTCATTTTTAGAGAGATTAGAAAAAGTAATCAAAGGTGATTTGCCATCTGGGCATTATGATGTACAAGGTCTAATGCGTGGCTTAGTTTTTAATATAAATGGGCACAAGTTACACGCACTATATTGGGATAATATGGCTCCCTCTGGAAAAGGCGGAGGCAATCCTGGCGGAGCTCTTGCTGATTTAATAGTTAAACAATTTGGTAGCTATGATAGGTTTAAGCAAGTATTTACTGAGACAGCAAATTCCTTACCCGGTACTGGTTGGACAGTATTATATTATGATGTGGAGTCTGGAAATCTACAGATCATGACTTTCGAGAATCATTTCCAGAATCATATAGCTGAGTTGCCAATATTACTAATCCTTGATGAATTTGAGCATGCTTATTATCTTCAATACAAGAATAAGAGGGCCGATTATGTAAATGCATGGTGGAACGTGGTAAATTGGGACTATGCTGAAAAGAAACTACAAAAATACTTGAAGTAG
- a CDS encoding helicase C-terminal domain-containing protein encodes MKLREWQEKLSEKVIQALRQNFLVALQAPTGSGKTIFALHVGFKVKERLIFVVRTHNQFFPVYRELKTYYSDKDLAFIIGKSSACLYTSEDVDPQDIYCNICSAYKGLTYKLTIKDPPSIFLNKLKEEGKSANFCPYYSLLDSVNYAHVIIMTYPYLFFPWLRDLLNIDFSKYIIVIDEAHNIDNISSIDEKRLSKRSLDQAISQARSNEARRILEKLKNTTSKLIHPDEKNILVSDISELRLSDDEIRILEDEYSDIRQEMIKSGKISKNYIGNILRFLYSIQDERIKVFSYSDSLVAKYIISSDFINILNDENLTFMLMSGTMPPLDYLKNIIGINRREIIYIDVEKAVKSKVSGSYECFISLDVTSAYALRSEEMAKKYASYLLKIFYNSSLHVMAVFPSYEFMNKVSRHLSNINYIKETPDTSIEEVMISIKDTKSLIMGIARGKLSEGVELVSNGRSLISDVIVAGIPFPPVDDYLKIRADAISKMLKKDISDELIRIQALISVKQSIGRAIRSPNDKATVWLLDKRFNSLWWKRELNCLNARKIKL; translated from the coding sequence GTGAAGCTTAGAGAGTGGCAAGAAAAACTTTCAGAAAAAGTAATTCAAGCGTTAAGACAGAATTTTTTAGTAGCATTACAAGCTCCTACAGGTAGTGGTAAGACCATTTTTGCACTACATGTAGGTTTTAAAGTTAAAGAGAGATTAATATTTGTAGTTAGAACTCATAATCAGTTTTTCCCAGTGTATAGAGAATTAAAAACATATTATAGTGATAAGGACCTAGCTTTTATCATTGGTAAATCATCAGCTTGTTTGTATACTTCAGAAGACGTTGACCCTCAAGATATTTATTGCAATATATGCTCAGCATATAAAGGCTTAACTTATAAGTTAACTATCAAAGATCCGCCTAGCATCTTTTTAAATAAGTTGAAAGAAGAGGGAAAAAGTGCTAATTTTTGTCCTTATTACTCATTGTTAGACAGCGTTAATTATGCTCATGTCATTATTATGACGTACCCTTACTTGTTCTTTCCTTGGCTTAGAGATCTACTTAATATAGATTTCAGCAAGTACATAATAGTAATCGACGAAGCTCATAATATTGATAACATTTCTAGCATAGACGAGAAAAGACTTAGTAAAAGAAGCCTAGACCAGGCTATAAGTCAAGCTAGGTCTAATGAAGCGAGACGAATTTTAGAAAAATTAAAGAATACGACTAGCAAGCTTATACATCCTGATGAGAAGAACATATTAGTTAGTGACATAAGTGAATTGAGATTAAGTGATGATGAGATAAGAATTCTAGAAGATGAGTATAGTGATATTAGACAAGAGATGATAAAAAGCGGCAAAATCAGTAAAAATTATATAGGCAATATACTACGCTTTCTATACAGCATACAAGATGAAAGAATTAAGGTATTCTCCTATTCTGACTCACTGGTTGCTAAGTATATAATTTCATCGGATTTTATAAATATATTAAATGATGAAAATTTAACTTTCATGCTAATGTCTGGTACGATGCCACCACTAGATTATTTAAAAAATATCATCGGAATTAATAGAAGAGAGATTATATATATTGACGTCGAGAAAGCAGTTAAAAGTAAGGTCTCTGGGTCATATGAGTGCTTTATCTCATTAGATGTTACATCCGCTTATGCGTTAAGATCAGAGGAAATGGCTAAAAAGTATGCATCATATTTATTAAAGATATTCTATAACTCTTCATTACATGTAATGGCAGTATTTCCTAGTTACGAGTTCATGAATAAAGTCTCTAGGCATTTAAGTAATATAAATTACATAAAGGAAACGCCAGACACCTCCATAGAAGAAGTAATGATTTCGATAAAAGATACCAAAAGTTTAATAATGGGAATAGCGAGGGGAAAATTATCAGAGGGCGTAGAGTTAGTTAGCAATGGTAGAAGCTTAATTTCTGATGTGATAGTTGCTGGTATTCCTTTTCCACCAGTGGACGATTACTTGAAAATAAGAGCAGATGCCATATCGAAGATGCTGAAAAAAGATATTAGTGACGAATTAATTAGAATACAAGCATTAATATCAGTTAAACAGTCAATTGGCAGGGCTATAAGAAGTCCTAACGATAAGGCTACGGTGTGGCTACTTGATAAGAGATTTAATAGCTTATGGTGGAAGAGAGAACTTAATTGTTTGAATGCTAGAAAAATAAAACTGTGA